TGGTTTCAGGTACACACACTGCCCCAGCCATTGGATTAGATGTGTATATAAAATCCGGCCTGCTGAACTTGGTGGCTTCTGGAACAAACCTAGGGTCGGCCAATGGTTTCGCAATGGGTGGCCGTTGTTTGTTGCGCCGTCGGTGTCAGTCTTGAATCCCTTCCTTCCCTGGCCTTGGGCGTGGTTGGCAACTTGGCAAGCTAACCAGAAAGCAGATACTGTCACCGGCTCGGCTGATCTGCTGCATTCTTCCTGAAGTTTCCTGATGTTGTTCATGTACAtttgtatgcagtgcatgtgtgatGTGTTCCTCGCAGtgcgaaatactccctccgtcttgtCTCATAAtacaattttgtactaaagttaaaACACCTTttatagaacggagggagtatagtttttgGTAGTTTCTCGCACTGTGATTACACCAAGTACTATACTAAGGAGAGTTTTTGTGTGAGTATCACGGCTTTCCTCAAAAGAAAGATATTTTGTTTTAGAAAAATGGAAGATATTGCCTTCGGTTTAAGTTCAGCTGTTGGCATGGAAGTTGTAGCAGGTTCAGAAAATATCTTCAAGTTACTGTTTCATGGATTAGATAACGGGTTAACTTTTCACAATAGGTGGTCATTGGTTGTTGCACTGTCGATGTCGGTGTCGCTCTTGTGCGTGGTTTGTCACCGACTTAGCTGATCTAGTGCAATCGTCCTAATGATGTGCAGGCGCACAGTTATATGGCGTACATGTATTCATGTACAATACCAGTTAACGTTTGAAGCCTTGGTTGCTATAACCACTTCTCATCCTTTTTTTGCACACAAAAAAGAGATTTATTTAATGTATATAAAGTCACAATTGAGAGGCAAAAGTTTCTCAATACATGGCGGTCGTTGGATCGCTCTGTACGACTATAATTTACCAACCGATTGGTCACTCTATGCACTTTTCTGGTTCCTACTAAGTTTTTGTGGAACAAACTTCCTAACGTTCATCATAGCATTGATCTCCTGAATAAAATGCCCATAAGCCGAGCGCACGGTGTTATGGCGGTGTACCAAACAGAGACTCTTATGCTTACCCAATCGATCACTAGCACGGTTGATCCAAGGAAACACTAGCTCTAGGTCTGGAAAATAATTTTTTACTGGTGTCTCTGAAAGCTGTATTATTTTAAAACTTGTAAATGAAGCAAGTATTTTTTTTTTCCAAGTGTGCCATGAGTAGTGCATTTTCTTGCCACAAAAGAAAATTATCTTTCTAGAGAATGATAGATATTGGCATATTGCCGTCGGCTGAGGTTCAGCTATTGGCATGCATAAAAGTTGTAGATTTAAAATATCTTTGTGTTACTGTTCTCTAGATTAGATAATTTGCATATATGTATATCTGGCCAGCCACTTGCTGCCTTGTGGCTTAGCCAGTATCATTTTTTGGTGTGTTTTTGTATAAGATCTAATGGTTTCACAATAGGTGGCCTTTTTTTCATGTTGTTTGTTGCCCTGTCAGTGTCGCTCTTGTGGATGGTTGGCAATTTGGCGAGCTAAACATCAGCTACTGTTGTCACCGACTCGCTAATATAGTGGAATCTTTCTAAATTTATTATGTTTTTTAGCAAatcatttttttgaattattaggcAATGTACGTTAGATTGAACAATCCAGGGAAAAATGACAGTTTCTCAAATTAAAATAAAAACTTGCATAAGAGTTTTTTAAGtcgtcatatgtagcttcatctTTCAAATCTCGACATTTCATACAAGTGAGGTACAAGAAACAACATCTTGCCCTGCtccggtgagggaggggcgatAACGACGGTGCGCCTCTTGCTCACTCCAGTATTTGTAGTCGTCACTAAGTGGTTTACATGCCTGAGTGTACTTTTTGTTATTTCAGTTGTTTCTTCTACTGTCATGACAGATGATGAACAGATTGGAAGTTTTTCCCGTAAAAAAAAAGGGAAGGTTAAGACAAGCTCAAATTACCTTGAAGATTTTCAAGAGCTACTTGAATATCGCAACACAAAAGGAAATCACTTAAGTTCGCTGGACACATTGTAGTCTCGAGGCTAGCCGTCGAACCATTGATTCATCATTTACTATTGACAAGGAAGACAGGGAGAACACAAAAGATCGAAAATGGGAGGACTCTGGCTGAAACACACGTGGTACTATCATTGTCGCCACCACTATGATGATCCGCGAGATCGATGTCCTTTGATCCGTAGGACCAAAACACCGTAGTATCTCAGTTGTTGGACGCGTCGGCATGGCCGACCACACCACAATAAGAAAATAATTGCGGGACTTTTTTTGTTTGTGGTTTTATTTATCCACTCCTCAACTCCAAATCGACCATCGAAGGCAAGAAAAACCCATAGCAATAGAAATGTAAGGTTGATTCACTAGTCGACAGCCATGTTTTTCTGTGGCTAGAGTGTTTTTTGGGCGCCCCTATGTCTCGCTTATAGCGAGAAGTAGGGAACCCTCGTGTAAAGAGGAGCGCCAGATGGGCTGGTCCGGCTCGCGGAGGCTAGAACCTCATTTTCTTTTCATGTTTTTGGTTTTCGTTTTTTGCTTCAATTTTTAATTTTTGTTTATACTTCCTAATATTCTAATATTTCAAAAACGTTAttttagcatttaaaaaatgttaaatgtgtataaaaaggtTTTCTCATATTACGAAAAATATGTGTGAAAAAAGTTGATTATGTATTTTTAAAAAGTTAATTAAGTATTTGAAAAAGTGTTCGTCATGTATCAAAAAGATGTTAatcatatatttatttattttaaaaatgtatataaaaatattcCTGATATACCGAAAatttacaatgtgtatgaaaaaagtagtCATTGAAtacaaatttcagaaaattttaaTCATTTTTTAAATGTGTCCAAATATGCTCCTGATATATGCAAAAAATGTAGAACATGTTGAAAAATAGTAAATATAAAAACATTAAATTTATAGAATGTTGATAACGTATAAAAAATGTAAATTGTATACTTAAAAAAATCTATTAAAAATTTCCCTGATATataaaaaaatgtacaatgtgtacgaAAAAATTAGTCATCAAGCATAATTTTAAAAATGTTAGTCATATAGTTTATAAATTTTAAAACAGTATAAAAATCTTTTCTTTTTGTATGCGTAAAATAtacgaatatgtatgaaaaatgtagacatgtgttGAAGAATAAAAGTAAAAAGAAAGAAAGACAAGATATGGGCAATCTCGAATGGGCTATGGCTGAAGCCTAAAGACTACTCAAGATGGGCCATATCCGTCACTGGACTAATTTCTCGATTCCAAAATAGGCTCACGTTGCTCTATATGGCAACTGACTTCCGCAGCGGCCCGGTCTTCGCTCCATCTCGCCGCCCCCACGCTGCCCGTTAGAGATCCGCGGCATCGCCAGCGGCGCCGATGCCcccgtcgccgccggcgatctcgcCGGCGCGGCTGCACAAGCTGGTGACAGCGCAGGCGGACCCGCTCCTGGCGCTCGAGCTCGTCAACGTCACCTCCCCGACCACCACGCCTCACCCGGCCACCCTCCACTCACTCCTCCTCCGCCTCTCCCGCCGCCGCGACCACCTCCCCCACGCGCTCGCCCTGCTCCGCCGCCTCCCGTCCCCGCCCTCCCCGCGGCTCCTCCTCCCGCTGCTCCTCTCCgttctccgcctccgccgcccgccccACCTCTTCCTGTCCACCTTCAACACCCTCTTCGTCGCCGGTCCCAGCCCCCTGTCGCTCCACCCGcagcttctcctccgcctcctctcCGCCCTCTCCTCCACCGCCGCCTACTTCCCGTCCGCGCTCCACCTCCTCCGGCTCGTCTCCTCCCGCCTCCCCCTGCCGGCGCCGCTCGTCCTCGCCTCCCACAACCTGCTCATTGAGGCCGCCGCCCGCTCCGGCCACCTCGCCGTGTCGCTCTCTCTCTTCCACCGCCTGCGCTCCCTCCGCGTGTCTCCCGACGGCCACACCTACCGCATGCTTACCCAGTCGCTCTGCCGCCGCGGCCAGGTCCGCACTGCCACTACCCTGCTCGACGAAATGCTTCACAGGGGCAT
Above is a window of Triticum dicoccoides isolate Atlit2015 ecotype Zavitan chromosome 5B, WEW_v2.0, whole genome shotgun sequence DNA encoding:
- the LOC119311276 gene encoding pentatricopeptide repeat-containing protein At4g01400, mitochondrial-like, producing the protein MPPSPPAISPARLHKLVTAQADPLLALELVNVTSPTTTPHPATLHSLLLRLSRRRDHLPHALALLRRLPSPPSPRLLLPLLLSVLRLRRPPHLFLSTFNTLFVAGPSPLSLHPQLLLRLLSALSSTAAYFPSALHLLRLVSSRLPLPAPLVLASHNLLIEAAARSGHLAVSLSLFHRLRSLRVSPDGHTYRMLTQSLCRRGQVRTATTLLDEMLHRGIPADPLAYTTVLNALCRKKQLREAYRLLCLMRGRGVSPDIVHYNTVIVGMCREGRPLDACKVIGDMTDNGCIPNAASYATVVNGLCVSGLFDKAETYLEDMVSKGIVPHFSVFHSVIKGCCTVGKVEEAARMMSRVLDIGMPPHVETWSSVISSICSDEDYVEVILLQMLKGRGCCSKTISRSTL